The following coding sequences are from one Candidatus Nitrohelix vancouverensis window:
- a CDS encoding Rieske (2Fe-2S) protein yields the protein MTAFVEVAHIDDLQSKDRVRVEWDGRRVTIFKIEEKFYAILDTCPHKKTAPLLRGTLDGVGIKCPNHGFRFDLETGQCAVSDDFNTTVFSVKVEDGKIFLAPRN from the coding sequence ATGACGGCATTTGTTGAAGTGGCTCATATTGACGACCTGCAATCGAAAGACAGAGTGCGGGTCGAGTGGGATGGCAGGCGCGTTACCATCTTCAAAATTGAAGAAAAATTTTATGCGATTCTGGATACCTGCCCGCATAAAAAAACAGCTCCGCTTCTGCGCGGAACCCTGGACGGCGTGGGCATCAAATGCCCCAATCATGGATTTCGCTTTGATCTGGAAACCGGTCAATGCGCTGTCAGCGACGATTTCAACACCACCGTCTTTTCCGTCAAAGTGGAAGATGGAAAAATTTTTCTGGCGCCACGCAACTGA
- the flgB gene encoding flagellar basal body rod protein FlgB, whose translation MLIDKILFSDNTPLLLKKNLDFNSQRHLLISSNITNAETPGFKAHDLDFKDQLREVLNTEGRLSINSTNSKHMGPSKESLKSLEPEVFEELDAARSNGNNVNVDKEMTKLAENQIQYNATIAMMMKRGSTVRAAITELPQQ comes from the coding sequence ATGCTAATTGACAAAATACTATTTTCAGACAATACGCCTCTTTTATTGAAGAAAAACCTGGATTTCAATTCGCAGAGGCATCTGCTGATTTCCAGCAATATTACCAATGCCGAGACGCCGGGTTTCAAAGCCCATGATCTGGATTTCAAGGATCAGTTACGCGAGGTATTGAATACGGAGGGCCGCTTGAGCATCAACTCGACGAATTCGAAGCATATGGGGCCTTCCAAGGAAAGTTTGAAATCGCTGGAACCGGAAGTGTTTGAAGAGCTGGATGCGGCCCGGTCTAACGGCAATAATGTAAATGTCGATAAAGAGATGACCAAACTGGCGGAAAACCAGATTCAGTACAACGCGACTATCGCCATGATGATGAAACGCGGATCCACCGTGCGCGCCGCAATCACTGAGCTACCGCAGCAATAA
- the fliE gene encoding flagellar hook-basal body complex protein FliE, which produces MKDITLQSNLKSLQGLNPSAGVKKPEQGSGAEENVSFADTLSESLQKVNDLQKEADTAIEDFATGKTGNIHETMIAVGKADLAFRLTMQVRNKIVEAYQEVMRMQV; this is translated from the coding sequence ATGAAAGACATCACTTTACAGTCAAATTTAAAAAGTCTTCAGGGCCTCAACCCTTCGGCTGGAGTCAAAAAACCGGAGCAGGGGAGCGGCGCTGAAGAGAACGTATCGTTTGCGGACACTCTGTCCGAATCCTTGCAGAAGGTGAACGATCTGCAAAAGGAAGCGGATACGGCGATTGAGGATTTTGCAACGGGTAAAACCGGCAATATTCATGAAACCATGATCGCTGTCGGCAAGGCCGATCTGGCGTTTCGCTTAACGATGCAGGTGAGAAATAAAATTGTTGAGGCCTATCAGGAAGTGATGCGTATGCAAGTCTGA